The genomic window CTTCAACTTTTCTTTAAGTTGATGTTTGTCCCACAATGAGTTCAGactcctttttcttctcctcctgaAAAATAATCAGATTGGCATCCATGGCCTCTTTATTCTTCAATAAGTAGATCatgttctcatacatgaccttGAAGTCGACAGTGACTTGCAAGACAAAAGTTCAGATCGGTTATCCACTgaagtgagaaaaaaaaagaaagaaagaaatactcACATGCATGACCTGTTCAAATCCATGGTTGGTGATCTCCTCTGATTTATTCTTCTGATGCACCTCCTGATTGACAGTTGGCATCACTGACTCAAGAAGATCACGACCCAATCAGGGCCACTCCAAAAGTGACATCTTAGTCACAGCATCTCCCTTGGACGAACTCGATGAGGTCGTGGAAGTTGCAGTCGGTTTGCATCCGATCTCTTTGAAAGGCAGCGCAAGTCGGGCAGTGTTATTCTTGATCCTCACCACAATGGGTTGGCGAGGTGGGGGTTCCAGTGATAAAGTCTGAGGAGAATTTTGTAGTCTCCGGGAGGCTTCACTTCTCCCCAAGTTAGCCGAAGGAGTTGTTGAAGAAGATTGAGATGCCGCCTGGGTAGGAGGAGGCACCGCAACTTTGACTCTCTTCAATGCGGGGTCGGTAGTAAATGGCTTTGGTTGATCCTTCCTCTCCTCCACCTTCATCGGATTGAACTTCATTTCTGCATTAGATAGGTATTTTAGAATAATGAAGACAGAAAAGAAATAATAAAGTTGAAGAGTAAAACACTTCGATATTTTTTCGAGGAGAGTACAGGCTGATACCGACATCATATAACACCTGATCATTTATCAAAGAAGATAACTTGGGTGTTTTGATGGTAATCAGAGTTGAATGAGCCACCTCATCTCCGAGGAGAATTTTATCATTGGAGTTATATTTGGTGTCCAGATATCCTCAGAAAGTCTTAAAACCCTATGGAATAGGAGCCCGAACGAAGAAAAAATAGCCTTTCCAATCATGAATTGAAGAGGGAAGACTAAGtccaaatttatgattttttcaaggTGAGAAGCACTACCAATCTTTCTCACTCAGATGCCTTTTCAAAAATACCAAAGATCTAAATAGGGAGATCCTTAGATCTATGTGAAAGAAATTACATATAATTATGAATACTATAATTATCTTAATTGTGTTCGGAGTTATTTGAGTGGGATGGATCttataaaaatcaaagatattgCTGAAAAAGAGGTGCAGTGGAAACTGCAAGCTAGATTGAAGGGATTCATCATAGAAAGCTAAACAACCTTTGAGAGGCTCAGATACCTAACCTTTCAGATCCGGCACTATCATTTTATACTCGTCaagtatatcatatttttttctaaggaTTACGAGGTTCTCCTCGATCAAAATAGATCCTTCTGTCTCTGGATCGAGGTAGTCCATGAGATCATGCACAGGAGATTATGCGCTATGATCCGAACTCCCCTCACTTACAGAACCGATTTTAGGGCCCTCCCGGGGTGGATTTCCTACCTCAGTGGCCAATAAAAGCTGGGTCGACCTAATCTGTAAGTCACCTACAACCTCTTTTCCCTTTCTATCACTCTTGGATATATTTCTTgaggaaaaatgagaaggagaaatgaaaagaatcaaaagagaaagaaaggctaCCCTACGGCTGAAAAAGAATAAATGAGGGAGGATCGATACTTAAGAGAAACAGATGAAATTCTCCCAAGAGATGAAAAATGAACTCCTTTTCCTCCCGCTTTGGCGAAGCTTCTTGTTGTCTCCAATGACCATTCAATGCAGGAAGCTTCAGGAAATAATTTGGTAACACCTTCACATGATAACGACAGAAATGAACAGTGATCGGGGGGCAAAAGCCTTTTATAGATGGATCGATGGTTTGGATTAATTGATCTCCCTATCGATTTGTGACACCTGATGTTAATCTGACACTCGGTCAGATGGTGGTTAGGCATACCTCCCTCCAGATTTAGCCATGACAAACCGATTCATACCTAAGCTGATAAGCCAATCAGACGTTGACAAATGGTGCactcttatttgatattttcaaactACCCATCCAAGCAATGATGGTAGAAGTTCTGGCAGATCATTTTCTGAAAGATCAAGTTTCTTCATTTTCGATcaagtaattaatttttatactctCGAGGTATGGCACATTTATTCCAGGCAACGGCAACACTAGTCTGAAAAGTTTAAAACTAaaatatagagataagatctccagATCGATGAACGATTGAGGCAAAATTtgaatatgaagattagatctcctgatcgataaaaatcgaatcaaaaatttaaatatggagataagatctcttgatcgaTAAATGACTGAGTCAAAAAGCAAATGCAGAGATAAGATTTTTGATTGATGAAAATCGAATCAAAAATTCAAGtgtagagataagatctcctagtcGGTGAACGACTGagtcaaaaaattaaatatagagataagatctcctgatcagtGAGAAAATCGGACCAAAAATTATAACTCAGAAATAAGATATCTTGATCAGTAAAATCTGATCTCCATGACAAACACCTCCTAAATTGGTGAAAACCCAATCGTATGAAAATACTTCTACTTCTTAGTCTGATCAAAAGATTATCACCTCGGATATAAAAAGTGGGGGGGCAAAGTGTTGGTGCATTAAACCAGCATCAAAACACATAGAATCATCATATGAGATCAAAGAGATGTCAATCTGAAAGCACCAGATCCTAGCAGACTAATTTATCGATTAGCAGATTTAGCTCGATATTGTATCGATCTGAATAAAGGACGCTCTTGCATTCGATCCGGATGACGTCTTAGCTAACAAAAAAATATTCAGATCAGGTATTTACCGACCTGAACCTCGGTACTTCCTTATTCAGGATGAATGTTATGACATCTCTATTTCACTCTGATCATCTACCAAAGTGAACTATTATAGTAACGGATTTAATCATTCTACGAACGTCCGTAGTGATTTCTCAACCAAGTCACAGCTGATCACGATCACATGTCCAGCTCATATACACCGTTATCTGCCAGCTCACTTACAGGTGGCTCTTTAATCGCCTAACAGACTTCTCTAATGGTCCAATAAATTCTGGAACGACCTCCTTaactcctctataaatagagggtcagaGATCCTCCGTTGGTAAGTTCTCCTTTCTGAAACTAAGGGAGACTCTGTCAGTAGAAAATTAGGCCAGACTCTTGGCTTGCATCTAATTCTCCTCCAGTTCCATTAATCTCTCTTGCTCTTCCATTCTTTTCCAATCCTGTTCTCAAGgctcgaactgacttaagcatcgaaggatcaagAATAAGAGGATCCCCAtctgattttttaattgattttgcaGATTGGAGGAATTCTCACTAGGTCGCAAGAATCATTCTAGCCCAACCTCTTCTAGTTGATCAACTCTACTCCATATTTTGAGTCTTGCAGCAACACTTTTTATGAATGAGAGCCATGAACAATGGGAGGTATTATTGAATGCTTTGCCACTTATTTTATTATTCAGGTGAAAGATCTGCCAAACCATTCAACTGACAAAAAATTGTTGAGTAATTAGGAAATTTCTTCAAATTGAAGCTATCATGTGATAGCCCCAAGGACATGGTCCACCTCAAACTCGGTTTGGGACCAGATGCTATTGTTATCTAACAACTTTAACAGACTTGCTCCAATCTTTTACAAGGAGAGATGTGATTTGAGAAAAGTTTCATCACTTGTATGGTCATGATGATATATGTCGCAAAAACCTCTTACCCATCGAATGGATCAAAGAAATATAGACTCATTGTCCTTCAGAAATTGCTACCTCACTACCATTGTGGACAATGTGAAGAATCAAATTTTGACaatgagaaaaattaaaaaatcacaaACACAATCCACTTGGGTTTGATGACAGCAATTAAACAGGGGTGGCCTAAAGGCACCTCTGATGATAAAACTTAGTGATATGTTTAGACTTAATCCACGATCCCCTTGTTTTTGAGAAGGAAGAACATGTTAGAGTGCATTTGTTTGGAGAAAACTTGGGTGCATTTGTCCTTTTTCCCCCTCTTTTCTTCttgttaaataaaaatttaaaaaaacttggcaacagcttttttttttttttaactttgagAAGAAATATATGTTCATCAAATCCACCACACTCTTGTGCTGAGAAATAACTGATTAAACAAATTTATGCTGAATAACAAACTCCTGATACTACAATGAGACATTCTAGTAATAAGAGATTGCAGGAAGACTGAATTTGAGAAACATTTTTTGTCATATTAGTTTAAATGGCATAAATGAATGACTGTTTCTATCGAacttgaataaaataaaataaaataaaagcatCTGCTTTACTTCAAAGTTAACCTATAGCTTACATTATTGAAATGTTATGGGTTGGAAACATGGAAACAGTCTCTTACATGCAAAGGATAAAAATATAGCAGGAGCCTCCTGCACCaagatgcctttttttttttttttttttcctaaaaaatattttagtaaagCCTTCCACCAATCACTATGTCAAGCCTTTTGGCTCACAAATTCTGCAGCTTTTAGTTCAGAGGGTATTGACACAGATATCAAATATCCATGAAGTTCTTCGAGACCCATCTGAAGCAACCACAACTTGCGCTGCTTCTTGATCAAGGATAACCTATTTTAATGTTCCTACAGACTATCATTAACCTGGTCTGTTCCATGATTAAATAGCTTCCACTCACCATGTCAATTCACAAGTAGTCtacgcccaaaaaaaaaaaaatccaaagcaGCATGCTTCATCAAATTCGTCTTCAATTCTCATTGATAGTGTATTAAAACTATGCTAAACAGAATCTGGCGAGCAATTTGACTTACCAAGCTCATATCTAAAGTCAAAGTCCATCTAAAATCCTTTTCAGGGAAGTTGTTCATTTTGTTAAGAACAAAGGACATATTAGTTTAACAAACCCTGCCATAACGATGCTCCATGTCAGAGATTGTTAGTCATCCAGCTCCCATGACAGCCTTCCAGTGAGATCTCCATAAAAGTTTCTGATATAGAAGAGTTACATAGGAGACAATATGGCAACTGTTGATCCAGACCAAAAGGACAGCCAGTAGCACCCTTTTATGCTTTACCAGTGGGCACACATGAAAGCATATGTgaagttctctaacaactacatcGCTGCCGccacaaaatttaaaataaataacagTAGAACCAACATCGAATTGCTTTGAAAGCAGCTTATAGAGTTTTTATGATACCCTATGTCTACATAAAGTTGGATATGAACCCAATGTCACTAAAGCACCATACGAAAATAAAACACATCCCTAGGACCCCAAAAGAATGTCAAGACAAGCCTGgacaaaaaaatttaagaaacccACTCCCCTCCTCTGCAATCCTGTGCTCGTCGTTGGTGACTGATCAACATGCATTAAAACCAGACAAACAATAAAATTAGCTTAAATTCCCTTGTAGGTTTTTCTTAGATTTTCTGGAATCCAGCTAGACCATGTTTCATGGGTTCTTTATTTAGTTTGCCCCATTTCGTGGTATATCAACATTCTCCTATAATATGCCAAATTCTTTACTTGCATCCACCTTCAATCCACGATTAACAATCATGAATTCTCAGCAGAACATAATAATAGCGCCCACCCAAAGAAAAAATTGATAACAGTAACAATAATTATGCTGTGGCACATTGCTGTGGCACGTCCAGTTCCATCGATACAGGATGCCATCAGTAGCCTTGAGTGAATGGATGTAATATAAATATTCAGAAAGTATCTAGCACTTAATTATCATATCAACATTTTTGACAAAATCCCAATACTTGTGGGAATAAGTAGATTGAATCAACATATAATGAATTTCAACTTTGGGTTGTGCTAATTAAAAAGAAGTGATGTGATTACGCTTAAGGGGTGTTTGGTTCACAACCGAAATTAGAATGAGAATGAGAATTGGAATGGCTTGGAATTGAATCGGAAATGGCCAAATCTCTCAAAGCGTTTGATTCGCGATCagaattggaatcagaatcggaattggaataaaaaattgaatccatagagagagtaggaattagttttatatagattgagccattcccattccaccccgaaatcgaaatgggactccttccaaccaaacggttggaatgagagtcacccATTCCGATCCAGACCcccactcctcccaaccaaacacccccttataTTATTGGCAATATATAACCAAACACCCCTCTATATTATTGGCAATATATATACACTGCAAAAACTACAATAATGCTAAATTCTACGTGCGAATACAACCTCCAACTATACAAATGCCAGACAGAAACAAATTGAATAGGATGTTTCTGCATCAGTGCACCTTACTCCAAACAAGAATTACCTCTCAGTTTCCCATTAGAAGCAAATGACTGATTCACCACTGATTTCCAGATACTGCACTTAGTCAAGAAACATGGCCACCTTATCCTTGAAGCTGCTCTTCTTTTTTGTCAAAACCAATGTTCCTTCTTCTCTCCACAGTTCCCTGCTTCTGGCTTGTTTGTCAGTTTCAACGGTTATGTTCATACTTTCTGTTTTAATTGTCCCATTTTCTTGCTCTATGGCTGAAGGTTTCTGCAGCAGAGGACCTATAAAGAGGTCCAACATATCTTGAACGGTATCCCCAGTTCTTGTGATATTAGTGGCGAAATTTTCCCCTCCAAGGCGTTTCTCTTTGTTCCTTTCAGTATCAGTTAAATAAGAACTGGAACTAGTGGTTATGCATTTGGATATTATCTTGCCAGATCCAGCAGCTTGGATAGGTCGGCCAGCATTAACATTTGAGGAAGCTGACAAGCTTGAAGGGTTTGCTTTTAAATGGGATTCTCTTGTAATTGAGTGCTCATGCTGTTTCTCCTTATCAGCATTTACATACTGCGAGAAAATGTCAGAGAAGTGATGCACAGAAATATTATAATGGTGAGACATGCTACTTTCATGCAAGTCAAAGTTAGATGGCTATCAGCCATACAAAAGTAAAAGATGATATAACTGAACAGAACTAAATTAATATAAGTAGAAAAAAATGATTGCACAACTTTCTAAATATCTGACAATGTAAAGTGACCAAAGATATTTAGGATCTACACAGATTGACACCAAAATATTATAATGAAGCACATGGTTTGCCCAATAAGTTCCAGTAGATTAATCTGGCAAAACTACAGTAGGATTGTAAACCAGGTGTCAGGGCTTAAAATACATGGATCAAGTAATTTGGTAGCTACATTGTGGATACAAGAAATGCTATGAAATTTTACCTCTTCAGCAATGCTCACCAGATCTTCAACTGTCAGTTCTATTTCATCCTCCTTTCCTGGTGACGTGACTTGCATGTCACTGTTCTTGGATCTCTTACTCTTTagcttttgcttctttgcagtaTCCCTACAATCCAACATTCTCTCACCTCCATCAGCTTCCTTCTTATGTTTCGTCTGAGCCTCACTAAGTTTGGACTTATCCAAACCTAAACCTCTTCTCCTTGCTTTTCTAGTTCCTTGTTTTGCCTCACACCTTTGTGAGAGATCAAGTTTATCTGAAACATCTGTATCTTGAGTTAATATCCCTTTACTTTTAGACCCAGCATCCTGAGTCTCAGGTTGATCTTTCAATGGTGAACATGTTTTATCTCCACTTTGAGAGGTTCTTTGTTTATCAGGGGAGCTCACCCGCAGCATCCATGCAGGTAATCTCCGTTTTCTCCCAGCATCAATATCAACAACTACTTCAGGCATGTTTTCTGTACGTTACCATGCTAATATTGCTTAAACTTCAGTCAGCAACAGAGAAAATGATGACTTGAATCCAGTCCACAGAGGAATAGATATTTTTTCTCATCAGTCACAAAACCACCTCACAGATCTCATCTACAGTAATGCGAACAATAAATTGGAATGCCAACTTAAAAGTCCCATCTGCAGCGATATGAGAAATTttactttttttccaaaaaaagcaTACAGGTAATAAACAGACTACAGAACATCATATGTTTAAACAGTACCAGGAAATAGCTAATGGGAAATTATACTTCTTTTTAAAACTTTTTGAAGTATGTATCAAATTTAGTCATGTTGCAAATACATTAGCAAATGTCACATGGTGCAAATGCCAGAGCTAGTACAAGTGTTTCAGGAGCAGTAAATCATAATAGACTATTATGCACTTTAGTGCAATCAAACAACAAGTGTAGTGAAGGGCATAATAGTCAAATTCTACTTTCTTGCTTCAGAAACAACAAAATCAACTGGCACTCACCACCCCTAAATGAATATGATTGTTACTAAGgaccttttatatatataataagcaACAGCAAGGCTGTCAGGCCCCCAACCCATCACTCGTACGGGCCATGTGACATGGCTGCATATTCCATAGCAAGCGCAAGGCCTTGAAACCAATATAAAACCACAATAATATCAGATAATATACATTTCATGTTCTTATTTCTAAGCAAAGTAAATTATTTTCACTACtaacaaaaaatagaaattgtctAGCTAGAAGTTCCAAGTACTCAAGCTGTATCAATGATGCTCTAATTTGCCCACATCTCACTCACTACCCCAAACTTAGCCGAGTTCTAAGATCCTGTAGCTCTGAATAAGGAAATAAAGGAATGGCATGAGCAAATAGCTCAGTAAGAATCCCCATGCACACAGACTGACatgtattgaataatagttaaATGGAATTATCTGACAGTAAATATAAGAACTAGAATAGGATTAAAATGTCATTAACATTTAACACACATTCAGTACCTAACTTCCCTTATTCTTCATAAGTGACAAAACACCAATAATAATACAATTAAACTAATCTTCATTCAACACTCATCCAATTAACAATTCATTACCATTTATAATTCTCTGTCAAATATCCAATTCAGCATATATAAGTGTATAACAAGTAAGTTGATTTGAATTTGGCTTCAGGCTTACCACAATCACATTTCCAGCTCAAGATAGGGCAACAGTAATGTCACATTTCTAACCTTTAACACGGCAAAGACATGGCCACATTTTCAACGTATGACAGGGCAACAATAATGCTACATTCCAGCTTGTGACAGAGCAATGATAATGCCATATTTCCAGCCTGAAATGGGGCAACTATAATGCCACATTTCCAGCTTGTGACAAGGCAACAGTAATGCTACATTTCCATTCTATGATGGGGCAATGGTAATGCTAAATTTCCAGTCTATGATGGGGCAATCAATGGTAATGGAGTTAGCCCAAAGCGCACACTCATCCAAACAATTCTAGTGCACATACCAAATATATTATAGTCGGCTTTGAACTATCCATGCTCACAATTCTAGCCCGTGATGGGGCAGCGATAATGTCACCCTTCCAGCCTGTGAGAAGGCAACAACAATGTCACCTATAGGGACACATGATAACTTAATAAGTCATATAGCCACTTTAAATATTACTTGATATTTGAGCAAATCACACAATCGACTCATCCCAGAAAATCTCCACAAGTCAActcaaatttttcataataagaatttaaatgtCAAACGACCATCTGGTACATATTCATTAGACTCATTTCGAGTTCTCCTTGCAGCCATATCTTTCTTAGACCCTACAATTGGTGTTTTGGTAACAGATGAAACTGAAATTACAAGACTTAAAAATACAGGTTGAACCAGTCTTCTCCTTTTTTGGTAAGGAAGCAATTTTCTCCTTCTGAAAGCAGTTTTCTCCTTTTCTTCATAAGcagttttcttcttttatttttcttgcaataagCTTATAGACAGTGTTTTAAACTAGTGATCTAACCCCAACCATTTAGTGGCCCAATTGCAAGTTACTGGCTCAACTATGAATCAATCATAATTTAACTACCCACTTCTCCCCTGCCACAACCCAAGATATTAACTATTCCCCAATTCCACTTCCCTCTCTCTCCCCCAAATTTTCCTCAGCCATTTAACCAAACTCAACCACCCTCACAAATTAACCTGCTCCTCCCCCCGATCTCTCCCTCAAATCTTCCCCTCATATAGATCaacaaagaagagaaaagagcacAAAGGGGAAGAAAAGAAGCAGAAGAATCAGATCACCACTCATCTAAGATAGTCCAATTTCAATAAAATGTATTAAGTTGTTATCCTACCCATCTATCAATCCATCCCATCCAACCAACCATCCATGGATCTCTATCTCTTTCCATCCTCTCAAGGAAACTAGCCATGCATCTTTACTTTTTTCTACTCAAGTTTTGTGTACAGTTGGTAACTAACATGAGTACTTCCTTAGCCTTGTTCCCATGAATGCTAAAAAAAACCCTCTAAACATCCATCcatctatctccatctatctatTTCTGTGTGTTCCCTCGAGTCTTCTCATTTCCTGTACTTTTCCATATTTATGCTCAATTGTgacttcttaaaaaattattttataatatatactcCTCTATTTAAACTACTCATGGCACTCACACTTTGAATGTGCCATCATAGCCTCTAACCACAGGAAAATTGTTTACCTTCTATCTATTAAGCTTTATATAACATTTTCTGTTGCAAAGGCATTGCACTTCGGCCAAACTAAGTTTTTCCTAATCCAAATATGCTAATAGAAGACATTTAAGCTGACATAGGCTCATTCCAGCCAGATGTAGTGCCAAACTGACCGGCCTTGTTGAGAAGAGAACACATTGATGATGTATTAAATTCAGATGGCATCTTACATAAAACAAAATCCACGATTTATAACATCTGACTTGATCTGAATCTAGGAAGCACGGATACGGCAAAATGACTGCCGTACCTGTGTCGGATACGTTTTCGATACGGAAACACCAGGGACACGGTACGATACATACCCACCGCATGTCTGGctgttttttctctcttttctagtTTTTTCGACGTCGGATATGGCTGGTACAGCTGGGATACGGTTGAATACTGAAACATTGATGTTTTTATGTTAATCTTTTAGGATATTTGCTTATAATAACTATGCACTAATGATGCTTACTTTTCAAACATAAGTGCTCTTGTGCTATGATTTgtgtttatatattatatttatcttAAGTATTTATGCttctatattaatattatattaattttatattttttaatatactgTATCCCAGTCGTATCGTGTCCTATGTTTTTAAGAATTTATCATATCTCCGTATCCGTATCGTACCATACCCATATTCCGTATCGTATCTGTACATCTTAGGTCTGAATCAATAAAGCCATAAGGAATCAGAATCCAAATCAAATAAGGGTTCAATATAAACTTGTAGGCAAGGTTCGCAAAACCAATACCATGAATCATACTGTTCAAGTACCAAATCAATATGGAACTGTACCGTGTGGACATGGTACTCACATCATTGCCAACAAGATACTGACGAGAGCAAATGTGCAAGGAAAAGAGAGAAggtgaagagagaaagagaagaggggaggaaggacctCACAGAGAAAAGACGGCAGATCAAAGACTGGAGGAGCTCGTCAATAGGGGATGAAGCTTGTCAATCAAGGCCAGAGCTCCTCAATCGTAGATGGAGTTCATCGATCAGGAGCCAGAATCGTCTGTGAAAACCCCTATGGCATTGCTGCCAGAACACAAGGGGATTAGGAGGCATAATCAGTTACCAGAAATGTCCATAAGAACAACCATTCTTATTGCCTATAAGAATGTCCATATAAAATGCTTATTGTTTTCCAGCATCGCCATATTGCACTAATTATATTAAAACTGAATGATAAATTGTTGAGGAAATTAACAAATAATTACATCATGAAATGATACATACACAATATCATGTTGAAGTTAAAGGGCATTCAGTTATCCAGTATTAACTTCATAAATCAACAAAATTTTAACTAAGCCAATTGTGCATAGGCGTAATTACCCCATCAGGATTGTAATTACATATGGACATAATTTAATAAGCATTAGTTACTGTACATTTGACAAGTTTGGGAATGCATCAACTGAATGGTGAACAAGCATGATAAGCCAATAAATCCAATCAGTTCTGGAGAAAGATCTAGCCTCTATGAAATCATTCACCTAACTAAATAATCATAACCCAAGCTTCAGCATTTGATTACATTCTTATAGACAATAAAACCGCTACCTGGAAACCACTATGAGTCCATAAGTCCAAAGCTAGAACAAAAGTGTTGTAATTAATAGCTGAGAGCAAAGTTGAGACATTTATCACAGAAAAATTGGAAAATGTCACACATTATTAGTTTGAGACATTATTGCAAGAGGCTATCACGAGGCTGCTTGCACAAGAAATCTGTTTCAGA from Elaeis guineensis isolate ETL-2024a chromosome 4, EG11, whole genome shotgun sequence includes these protein-coding regions:
- the LOC105034259 gene encoding uncharacterized protein, giving the protein MPEVVVDIDAGRKRRLPAWMLRVSSPDKQRTSQSGDKTCSPLKDQPETQDAGSKSKGILTQDTDVSDKLDLSQRCEAKQGTRKARRRGLGLDKSKLSEAQTKHKKEADGGERMLDCRDTAKKQKLKSKRSKNSDMQVTSPGKEDEIELTVEDLVSIAEEYVNADKEKQHEHSITRESHLKANPSSLSASSNVNAGRPIQAAGSGKIISKCITTSSSSYLTDTERNKEKRLGGENFATNITRTGDTVQDMLDLFIGPLLQKPSAIEQENGTIKTESMNITVETDKQARSRELWREEGTLVLTKKKSSFKDKVAMFLD